Proteins co-encoded in one Flavobacterium sp. M31R6 genomic window:
- a CDS encoding 1-acyl-sn-glycerol-3-phosphate acyltransferase: protein MKSVKKIFWAIWRVWFYVVMLIPILIMLPFLVASILTERGYPYFFKMSRIWAKCVLFGMGFYYKIEKVQKLDRKKSYMFVANHTSMSDIMLMLASVDNPFVFVGKMSLAKIPLFGFFYKRTSILVDRSCSKSRMEVFNEAQKRIDRGLSICIFPEGGVPHDETIFLDNFKDGAFRLAVEHHLPIVPLVFPDNKKRLSYTFYSGSPGLMRVKILPLVETVSDNGEPLDRKEVREHVRNLIYNELLAFKKLDESKNK from the coding sequence ATGAAAAGTGTAAAAAAGATATTTTGGGCCATTTGGCGGGTATGGTTTTATGTGGTTATGCTCATACCCATCCTGATTATGCTTCCTTTTTTGGTGGCTTCCATATTGACTGAAAGAGGTTATCCTTATTTCTTTAAAATGTCCCGTATTTGGGCCAAATGTGTACTTTTTGGTATGGGTTTCTACTATAAAATAGAGAAAGTCCAAAAATTAGATCGCAAGAAAAGTTATATGTTTGTGGCCAACCATACTTCCATGTCGGACATTATGTTAATGCTTGCTTCAGTGGACAATCCTTTTGTTTTTGTTGGGAAAATGTCGCTGGCCAAAATTCCACTGTTCGGTTTTTTCTATAAAAGAACTAGTATACTAGTTGATAGAAGCTGTTCCAAAAGCAGAATGGAGGTGTTTAATGAAGCTCAAAAAAGAATTGATAGAGGATTAAGTATCTGTATTTTTCCAGAAGGAGGCGTGCCACATGATGAGACTATCTTTTTGGATAATTTCAAAGATGGTGCTTTCCGTTTGGCGGTAGAGCACCATTTGCCTATTGTTCCTCTCGTTTTCCCGGACAATAAGAAGAGATTGTCGTACACATTCTATAGCGGTAGTCCAGGTCTAATGCGCGTTAAGATTTTACCTTTAGTTGAAACGGTTTCAGATAATGGAGAACCATTGGACAGAAAGGAAGTTCGCGAACATGTTCGAAACTTAATTTACAATGAATTATTGGCCTTCAAAAAGCTGGATGAGTCAAAAAATAAATAA
- the trpS gene encoding tryptophan--tRNA ligase, which yields MAKILTGVQSTGTPHLGNLLGAIIPAIELSNKPENESFLFIADLHSITQIKDGDTLRANTYSTAAAWLACGLNIEKVIFYRQSDVAQTAELSWYLSCFFPFQRLTLAHSFKDKSDRLEDVNAGLFSYPMLMAADILLYDAQFVPVGKDQLQHLEITRDVASRFNHQMGETFVIPEAKIQEDSMLIPGTNGGKMSKSANNFINIFLDDKALRKQIMSIETDSTPLEAPKNPDTCNCFALYRLLADESQIEAMRANYLGGNYGYGHAKQALFELILGKFKTEREKYNYYINNLPEVDALLKKGAVKASIVANGVLARVREKLGFEV from the coding sequence ATGGCAAAAATACTTACAGGCGTTCAAAGCACAGGAACTCCGCATTTAGGAAACCTATTGGGCGCGATTATACCCGCAATCGAACTGTCAAATAAACCGGAAAACGAATCATTCCTTTTTATAGCCGATTTGCATTCAATTACACAAATAAAAGATGGCGACACATTAAGAGCCAACACTTATAGTACCGCAGCCGCATGGTTGGCTTGTGGTTTGAATATTGAAAAAGTGATTTTTTACCGCCAGTCGGATGTCGCACAAACAGCGGAATTATCTTGGTATTTGAGCTGCTTTTTCCCTTTTCAGCGTTTGACATTGGCACACTCTTTCAAAGACAAATCAGATCGATTGGAAGATGTAAATGCCGGATTGTTTTCGTATCCAATGTTAATGGCTGCTGATATTTTATTATATGATGCTCAATTTGTTCCCGTTGGAAAAGACCAATTGCAACATTTGGAAATTACCCGTGATGTGGCATCCCGTTTCAACCACCAAATGGGAGAAACATTTGTAATTCCAGAAGCCAAGATCCAAGAAGACAGTATGCTTATTCCTGGAACAAACGGTGGGAAAATGAGTAAATCAGCCAATAACTTTATCAATATTTTCTTGGATGACAAAGCCTTGCGCAAACAAATCATGAGTATTGAAACCGATAGTACCCCACTTGAAGCTCCAAAAAACCCAGATACCTGTAACTGTTTTGCTTTGTATAGATTATTGGCAGACGAAAGTCAAATCGAAGCAATGAGAGCCAACTATTTAGGGGGTAATTACGGATATGGTCACGCCAAACAAGCTTTGTTTGAATTGATTTTGGGAAAATTCAAAACCGAAAGAGAAAAATACAACTATTACATCAATAATCTTCCAGAGGTAGATGCCTTATTGAAAAAAGGGGCAGTAAAAGCTAGTATTGTTGCTAATGGTGTTTTGGCGAGAGTAAGAGAGAAATTAGGGTTTGAGGTTTAA